The nucleotide window TCGGATGAGCCGCCAACACCCGCTGGGCGGCGAGCGTCGATGAAATGGGCACAGCGGCTCAAGCGTGTATTCCAAATCGACATCGAGACTTGCAGCGAATGCGGCGGTGCCATGAAGGTGATTGCCTGTATTGAAGATCCGGTAGTGATCAAGCAGATCCTCGACCATCTGAAGCAAAAAGCCGAAACCAACGAGTCCAGCCCGTTGCCCGAGAGCCGGGCACCACCGGCTGGCCTGTCGCCGGGTCTGTTTACCTGACCCGTCCCAAACGATTCCGATCACGATGCTGCGGTAATTCAGCCGCGGCAGGGATGCGTTATGCCGGCGGCTTGGGTTGGCCCCGGCTGTCGGGAAAAACGGGTGAATTTTCGGCGGGATCGATGGCTACACGGGCCGGATTCAGAATCACCCACTGGCAAAGCAGGCCGTCATTCGCGGTCTACAGTGGCTGGACTTGGAGAAAAACGGCGTTTATTCTTCCTATACTCGCTAGCAGTCAAAGCTAGCTAAGTTTTTTCCGTGTCCTTCCGTGTTCTTCTGTGGCCAAAACGCTTTTATGCTCTTAGCTTTTACTTTCGTGCCTTTCGTGCCTTTCGTGGCTAACTAATTGAACCTTACAACATGACCTTCCGCCCAGACATTCAAGGCCTTCGCGCCATTGCTGTACTAGCAGTAATAATCTTCCACCTCAACCCGGCTTGGTTGCCGGGTGGCTTTATAGGTGTAGATATTTTCCTGGTTATTTCAGGCTTTTTAATCAGCAGCATTTTACTACATAAAAAAAGCAAACCTGAATACAAGCTGCTTCCAACCCTCAGCTACTTTTACAGCAGTCGCATCAAGCGAATTGCACCAGCCTATTACACCACGCTGATAGTCATTAGCGTCATTGCTGCTGTACTGTTTTTACCAGCAGATTTCTCCATTTACAGAGACGGCCTAAAAAAAGCCGCCTACTTTAACAGCAACAACTACTTTGCAAATTTTGGTGACTACTTCGCCCCAGCCAACCACGAACAACCCTTGCTGCATACTTGGTCACTGGCGTTAGAAATACAGTTTTACCTTATTGCCCCGTTTATATTTTTACTGCTACCCAAGCGCTTACTTAGCTGGATATTACCCCTAAGCATTATCAGCTTAACCGCCTATGCAGAATACCAACTGCGGATTGCAGGCAACCAACAGGCAACCTATTACAGCCTTGTAGCTCGGTTACCGGCTTTCTTTTTAGGAGCATGGGTTGCCTTACTAATAGGCAAAAATAATCAACTTGAGGGGGGGGTAGTCAAAAACTATGGCTAACCAGCTTAGCAGTCAGCTTAATCATTTTTGCATTAACACTACCCAAATTCACAGGGCATTTCCCAGGCATAGCGGGCTTACTACCCACACTTGGCGCAGCCCTTATTATTTTACTCAACGCCAATAACCGCCTAACACAATTACTAGCAAACAAAACCTTAGTCTGGGTAGGTGCATTATCCTACTCGCTCTACCTATGGCACTGGCCCATACTCGCCTTTATGCGCTACTACACAGGCGCAGAAATACTCAACTGGCAATACAGCCTAGCGTTTATAATGCTAACCCTAGCCTTAGCAACCGCCAGCTTTTACTGGATAGAAACACCACTAAGACTAAAACGCAGCAACAAACAACTATTAGGCTACGCCAGCCTAACCCTGCTGCTGCTAGCCACAGCAGTAGGCATGAAAAAGATTAACGCCCACTACACACCCGAACCCTTACCAGTGGAATACACCCGTTATGCAGACCCCAAAACAATTTGCCACGGCAAAATAATAGGCGATTGCCTAAAAGGAGATTTAAACAGCGATAAAGAAGTGCTCGTTCTAGGCGACTCTCACGCCGCCATGCTCAACCACTTCTTTGACTATCTAGGAAAAGAACTCGGCTTTAAAGCACGAATAATTACCGCCAGCAGCTGCGTAACTATTCCAGAGTTTAACTACCAGCGCATAGCGGAATGGGCACACAAACCCTGCTTAAGCCAAATAGAAGAAGCTAAGAAATATCTAGATAAAGCAGATACGATTTTTTTAGCGGCAAGTTGGGATAACAACTTAAAACACAAGGCTTTTGAAACGGCATTTGATAAATTAATTCAAAACAATCCAAGTACAAATTTTAAAGTTATTTCGCAAGAGCCACGCTTGTCAAGAAGTCCATTGAGAGCACGAAGATTTGATTATTTAGGTTTTAATTATACTGTTGAAGTAAATCCGAGCTATAAAAGTGCAAATGAAATTCTTGAATATAAAGTTAAACAATATTCAAATTTATCACTGCTAAACTTAACGAGTCTAAAAATATTTGAAACGCCCCCTTTTTATGACGGCGCAATGGTGTATTACGATGAACACCACATAAATGAGGTGTCTTCTATAACGTATGCTAAGCAGGCTTTAACTTTTTTTAAGATGCTAGATATTTAAATTAATAACAGGTAAACCATGTCTTTAACCCATCTCCAACGCCTCGAAGCTGAAAGTATTCACATTATGCGTGAAGTAGTGGCTGAAGCTGAAAATCCCGTGATGCTTTACTCGGTTGGTAAAGACAGTGCGGTGATGCTGCACCTCGCCATGAAAGCCTTTGCGCCTTCTTTACCGCCATTTCCTTTATTGCACGTGGATACGCGCTGGAAATTCAAGGAAATGTCTCGATGCGTTGGTAGCCGAAATCATGACCCCCCAGGAGCGGCTGGTGACGGTCCGTGAAGGTGCGAGCCTGGATGAAGCCCGCGAGCTGCTGCGTGTCCATCGGCTCGAACGCGTGCTGGTGCTCAATGAGGCGGGCGAGCTGTGTGGCCTCATCACGGTGAAGGACATGATGAAGTCCACCGAGCATCCTTTCGCGGCCAAGGACGAACACGGTCGCCTGCGCGTCGCCGCTGCTGTCGGGGTTGGCGAAGGCACGGAAGAACGCGTCGAGCGCCTCGCTGATGCCGGTGTCGACATGATCGTGGTCGATACCGCCCATGGCCATTCCCAGGGTGTGCTTGACCGGGTCAATTGGGTCAAGAAGAATTTTCCCCAGGTTGAAGTCGTCGGCGGCAACATCGCTACTGCCGATGCCGCGCGGGCGCTGGTTGATGTCGGTGCCGACGGAGTCAAGGTCGGCATTGGGCCGGGCTCGATCTGCACCACACGTATCGTTGCCGGTGTGGGCGTGCCGCAGATCACCGCCATCGACAATGTCAGCCGGGCACTGGCTGGCAGCGGGGTGCCGATGATTGCCGATGGTGGCATCCGCTTTTCCGGCGACATTGCGAAAGCGATTGCAGCCGGTGCCAATGTCGTCA belongs to Melaminivora suipulveris and includes:
- a CDS encoding acyltransferase family protein — translated: MTFRPDIQGLRAIAVLAVIIFHLNPAWLPGGFIGVDIFLVISGFLISSILLHKKSKPEYKLLPTLSYFYSSRIKRIAPAYYTTLIVISVIAAVLFLPADFSIYRDGLKKAAYFNSNNYFANFGDYFAPANHEQPLLHTWSLALEIQFYLIAPFIFLLLPKRLLSWILPLSIISLTAYAEYQLRIAGNQQATYYSLVARLPAFFLGAWVALLIGKNNQLEGGVVKNYG
- a CDS encoding acyltransferase family protein, which codes for MFALTLPKFTGHFPGIAGLLPTLGAALIILLNANNRLTQLLANKTLVWVGALSYSLYLWHWPILAFMRYYTGAEILNWQYSLAFIMLTLALATASFYWIETPLRLKRSNKQLLGYASLTLLLLATAVGMKKINAHYTPEPLPVEYTRYADPKTICHGKIIGDCLKGDLNSDKEVLVLGDSHAAMLNHFFDYLGKELGFKARIITASSCVTIPEFNYQRIAEWAHKPCLSQIEEAKKYLDKADTIFLAASWDNNLKHKAFETAFDKLIQNNPSTNFKVISQEPRLSRSPLRARRFDYLGFNYTVEVNPSYKSANEILEYKVKQYSNLSLLNLTSLKIFETPPFYDGAMVYYDEHHINEVSSITYAKQALTFFKMLDI